The sequence CAATTTTGGCCTCCCTCAAAGAGCCAATTTGGGGGCGAGGGGTATTGGTGTAGAAGAGCCCTCATGGGTGTGAGGAGTTGGAAAATGAGTTTCATTTGTTTGTGATCTACCTTATTGTCAGTGCTTTATGAATTTCTTCGCCTTGGTGTATTAGATGGCTCGATCCTAGTGGTATTAGTCTCATGGAGTTCCTTGGCGTTTTAAATAAACTTTTGGGTTCTCTCCCTATTCCAAGAGTAGATGGGGAGAAATTATTCATGTTTGCTGCCTTGGATATTGGCAATATTTGGAAGATGAGGACTGACTTTTGTTTGATGGGAGGCTTGTTGATTTGGAGATTATTATTAGATCCTTAATGAGAAGTTGCAAAAGCTCTTAATTTCCAACGACCTTGCAGCAGGCCTCTTTCTTATGAAGGGTCTTCTATGGTTCACTGGCAACCTTCTATCCAGGGATTGGTTAAGATTAACACAGATGTAGGGATTAGAAATGGTGTTTGTTCTTGTGGAATTGTTGTTAGAGGTTGTCAAAGTACGTGCTTGAAGTTGAATCTAAAAAAGAGTGCATCAATATCCCGGAGGTGGCAGAATTTTTTGTGGTCTACTAAGCTTTATTGATGGTAGTAGAGGAGGGTTGGAGCTCCATTTGTTATGAGGGTGACGCTAAGAACGTTTCCTCAGCCTGAAAGCCGTGAAGATGTTGAATCTCCATTGGTCTGCAGAAGGTTTTTTGCTCAATTTTTTTCTCAGAGTAGTGTTCTTCTAGTTTCTGTTATTTCTTTGGCCTGTGTTCCTAGGCTTGCAAATCAAATAGCTCAATTTGTTTCTCAATGGGTTTTTAAATATTGTATCGAGGGTGTTTTCCCTCGGAGCTTATTGTGTAATTATTTAGTAACTTAGGTGGGTAAAGAGAGAGGCTATAATGCTAGCTCCTGATCTAATGGCAAGCTCTCTATTTTTCTAGTTAGCTTGACTTTTTGGTTTACAAAACTCCCTTTTCTCAAGagaaaaaacaattgaaaaaaaatgccATATTAAATGGTATTTCCACGTATACGCTCttgtaaaacattttttttcatttcagcTAATATCACAGAAACAATATTTCTACTTCTCTATCACTCTCTTTACAGTAttgcaataacaataataaaacagaAACATAATTACTTAGGTGATGCTGATGCAGTAGGGCTACTAGCATTTAAGGAAGCAATCTCCGCAGCTTTATGAGATCTCTTAGTAGCTCTTATGTAACAAAAAATCGCCACTAAAAATGTTGTGGCAAGCCCTCCAAGTATAACACCTCCTCCAGCAACAGATTTATCCACTGAATGGTGTGGTTTTCTGTGGTGGATTTCTATACTAAAATTCTCTTCAGTCACTGCCACCATTGGAGTTTGCTCTGAGGAAGTGGTTTCTTTTGAAGGGCTTAATGCTGGTGGATCAGAAAACTTGGTCATTTTTGGCTGGTGTTTTCCAAGTTTCCTAATCATGGTTGCTTCATCGGCTGGACTTGGAGCTGGTGGGCTAGGTAATAATGTTGATGAAGAAGATTGAATATGAGTTTTTCCATTAGCCATGGCTAAACCCATATAAGCATTTGCTATGATCAGGTAGAGGAGGATTTGAGCCATTTTGAGTAATGGGTTGTTGGaaatttgcttttctttttattgtgaGGCAAATTGAAAAGAGTGGGTTCGGGTATTTATATATAGAGGGTCTGGATTATAGAAAAGCAGATATCATAACCGTGTGGGTTTGATGGAAATTTCCCTGTTCTTGGATTTGGGaaacattaaattttatatttagttttgtGATTTGATTTAATGGGGGTTGTCTGTGAGAAAGGAGAAACTGAAGGAGATACACGTGTAAGGACTAGAATATTGTTAATACAACTAGGATTTCAATCAAGGGAACAAGATCTCTCATATGTTTATATGCCCAAGTTGTGATTCTAAATAtgttgaattatatataattcatgtGACAGCAAAATTGTAATCAAAAGGCTCTAGTTCCCATAAATCTATTAAGAGGTAAGGGAAAATGTTTAGAAGTTGCTCAATGTAATTGGGAAACTCTCTTAGCTAGAGACAGCTTggattatatatagtttatctATTATTGTACTTCATAGATAAAACTAATGGAAGAGAGGCATTAAATTGtatcaaaagcaaaaataaaaataaaaataaaaaataaaaatgattttttctttttcgaaaCCTTTTGGAGTTAATATCATTTAGTTCATGAAGTTTGGTTTAAATTCAATATTATCTTCTGGTTTCAAAAGTAACATATATTTATTCTATTGTTTCAAAAGTTTTTCATCTACATTCTTTGTTATTGCATTTAAAGCTCCTGAATTTATGATTAATCTTTATCATTTATACctgtataattgatattttcaaaacaaaagagAGTGTGGTTGAAACAAAGGCAAATCTTAAAGGGTGTGGGGGAGAATTATATGGTTTTCACTGTCTGTATGGAGAAGTTAAGCTCATTCAAAAGCCTGAAATTGActacaaattaacacaaatcaAATATCTTTTTCAATAGACAATCCCAAACTGCTTCGGCAAACAATTGTCTTGACTTAGATATTGTGTGTTTCATGTCCCTAGTGCAGCAAGGAATTTAATCTTTTTCCTTGTTCCTTTTCTTTGAATCTCAAGTAATGTTGTTTAATGTACCTTATGTCTGTAAAAACATCTTGAAACACATTTCATTGTCAATAAGATGTTTGCGAAGTCTATAGCTACATACTAAATCCATGAAAAAACAAATGCCTCATTTGTGTCTATACATTCATGCATTAAACTTGAATCTCATTTATGAAAAGTAATAAAACAAGGTTCTTGAATAGTATGAGGGGTTACAAATTATGATCTTGGAATATATGTATGTCtggaaatatatacatattcatgtaacctttatatttatatatggcaaTATTTCCTTAGGTTGATTAATCATTCATGAAAAATGTTGGGAATCCATGACCTACATTAATGGTAGTGTTTTGGAAAACAGAGACATGGTTAAGATTTCAAAATTCCTGAGCAAACAAGCTGGTATTAAACAACTTTTTTcccatatattattttattttattttttttagattgctAAAGATTTATTAAATGAGATTGGAGAAGTTGCTAATTGTGTAGGAGACAATAGATGAAGAAGACAACATGGAGAGAAGAGACAAATTGCAGAAGGTTCTATTTGGGTCAGTCGCGGTACCTAAATTATgggaattttattgtattatgattgatttatttttaaaacagggATTATTTTGCTGgagattccctttttttttttttctttttttttttctctgccaACTAATTAATCAGTGATGGGTCATACCTTTGGGATCAAATTGGATTCTTTGGCTATTTGCATGTGCAAGGAAGGCCATTGATGACTTTCAAGGAACAATAACtatgtataaatttttaattattatgtgtATTAATCAACGACCATCTAATTCAatgcttaattaaaaaaatattgattaacCAAGCTCCTCAATTGTGAGATCAATTATTGCAAAATTTGATCATCCATATGGTACTGAAGTTCTCTAATTTGAGATCattagtaatttatttttaaataactatTGTAATATTgttaagggaaaaagaaaaaaaaaatactactaTACTGAAGGACTACTTTTTGGCTTGCATGTAATACTGAACTTGATTAAAGTGAACTGTTTTATATCTAGTCATTAACTCATTAGACCAAGCAAAAGAAGGTAGATGGCCTAGTTTTtgcctcaaaaaaaaaaaaaaaaaaaaaaaaaaaaaaaaaaaaaagggtctagTCCAATTCGGACCAATCCTACATTTCAAACTAGGGAAACCTTAAACATAAGAAACTGTACTTCACTATACCATATAAGTAAACAAAGCAATAAAAAGCAAACCAAGAAACCTGTAAATCTATATTAACTGAAGCCACTTTGACACGAAGTTCTTCAACACTAACCATTCTAATGCCCAATTTACTTACAAATCCTCCATTACATGGCCTGGTAATCATAAGAAACTGtgacacattttatttttggtaatttttgaaGACCACCTCAATTGCCCCATGTATGATTCCTGACTCATACGTCACACTGCCACACTggtcttctttgtttttttattttattttaaattgagagTGGTTGTTGCAGTTTTATGGTCCCTTTTGTTAACTTTTAAAAGATTGAAGTAGCTTTGTCAAATGGGAAAATAAAAGTGAGGtagaatatgaatatatatatatatatatatggaaattctatggtgagaatGGTTTGTACAAGGACTGTAGTATTAGTTatggttttttataatattaacgatgattttttagaaaatcgtcatcaatactatgaaaaatcatcactaatattGTGGTCTGTATAAGAATCGGTCGCACTAtaaacaaactatatatatatatatattacatgcccttctctatatttatttgagtttttgtctttcttttggccatatatatatttgctctgaagtttttatttttttgcaatatatgtatatatattttttgttcaaaatgaaattctaaaacaattattttatataatgcgaaactcttttttttttttttgcgagtTAATTTATGAAACattaataatgatatttatcatattttctccatcaaaattaaaatccaaaaatctcagccaaagaaaaaaataaaataaataaaaatcatccGAACTTCCAAACCACGTAATCCCTTCACAACACGAGACcatcttcttctgcttctttatCTTCATTCCTCCTTCGGATATAAACCCTCAAATCTTTCAGAAGGGATAGCAAAATTTCAGTTCCAAAATGTCACTCTCAATCCAAAACCATATCCAAAACCTCTCATTTTCGAGGTCTTTAACATATCAAAACCCTCTCTTCCTCCATTCCAAACTCTCCCACTTAACGCTCCAAACCCACCTCCCTCCGAACCCCAAAACCACCAACACCACCATTATCCGAATGGGAGGAGGACCCAGAACCTACCCAGGCGGCGTATCGAAGTGGCAATGGAAGCGCATGCAGGCAAAGAAAGCCAAACAACTCCTCAAGGCTCGGCTATGCCGTGAGCGTCAGATTTACGAGATGCGCAAAAGGGCCGAGCTCAAAGCGGCTGTATCGGAGCTAGAACGGCCATGGGAAGTGGTAGAGAAAGCACCCAACTTGTTCTCCGTGAAAGCCGACGAGCAATTGAAGGTCTTGGCCGATCGGTTCCAGAAGCCCGGTGGGTTCGACATGTGGACCGAGAAGGATGGACCACAGTTGTTTCAGACCCCGGACGAATTGCCCTCCGCGAGGTTTTTCCCCAAAGGGGTCGTTCACAGCGTGAAACCTTATAGAAGGATTTCTGGTTCCGGTGAGTTAggggatgatgaagaagatggtTTAGGTTCGGAAAATGGGAACTCTGGGTTGATTGAAGGAGGACACCGAAATGGGGATAAGAATGTTAAGAGGTCTTCTGGGAGGAATTTTAGAGGTGGGTCTGGGTCTGGTTCTGGGTCTTTTAGTGAGGAAGGGGGTGAGAACGGTGAGAGTTCAAGTTCAGAGATTTCTTCTGAATCACCAGGAAATCAGAAAGTTGGAAGGAAACACAATGGTAGATTGAGGAACAAGAAAAATAGGAGAAGATTTGGGTCTGTGGATTTGAATGGTTCAGGAGGTGGATTTGATTCAGGACAAAGTGGGTTCAATAGGAAACAAAGGTGGCAGAATGGCCGCTACAGTAGAGGCAATTGTTCATCGAAGCTGAATGATTCACAGTCTGAAGTTTATGATATGAGTTTACAACAAGACGGTAGTTATGGGTTTCGATCGAATAATAGCCGGTATGAGTCAAATTCTGGGACAAACAATAGAGTTGAATTTCAGAGATTCTGAATTTTGCAGCCATGATAATGTATAGTTAGAGGCTGGACTGGCGAGTTACTTCCACTAAGAAGAAAATAAGGACTAGATCTAGATAGTGCTGTGGAACTGTGAAATTGACAATGAAGAGCCACTTATGGTAATGCTATGAACAGAGACATTTCCACTGTATGCAAAGATTTAATCAGGAAATCTTTCTCGTTTGAAGTTGAGAAGGGATCATGGCTCAAATGATGATAAGATAAGACGTTCACCTCCAAAATGTACgtgttatgtgtatatataatggaagcttaatttttatcattgtgTATGTTTCCTTGCACTAAATTTACTCTATCCATTACATTATGTTAATAGCATTTGTTTCGGAGCTTGCTGTTCAATACTCAACTGGTACATTCTGAATCCTCTGATGTGCCAAATAAATACGAGTTAATGAAAAACGACGCTTAAAATTTAGAACCTTGTATGGCTCTGTTATAGCAATGGATATGTTAGAcatgaacaatgaagccctctgTGGGATAAAGATTCTTAAAAAAGTTCGGCATTGCACTTGTATTCTAAGTTAGGTTGcagtttttcctttcttttgctTATTACATGTTATTCACATTGAAAAGCTTAGTTTACCTCCCATATAAAAATAAGATCTAAGCCTGGTTGACTCAGATTGTTGAAGGGCTACTAGGAAGTGGTACTAGTATTGAACTAATTTCTAGGTGGTTGTTCTTGTTTTTCCAAggacctattattgtgaaaagaaGTCAATCTATAAATGGATCAACTGTCTAGAAAATTCTGTTTATGTGCTTTACTGCTTACTGTAGGTAGTCTATGCCAAATTCGAGAAAACACGCACACTAaggtttttcatattaaaagtaAAGGTTACTCAACATTGCATTGTAATGGTCCAACTTACATAAGTTCTATTCAAAGCTTAATAATTTTCATTGGATTCACTGGCAGGCTTGCCAATTGTCTTGTTGGCAGATCTAACAATTAAATGGGCTTAACTTCCTCTTAGCACCATTAGCATGACCATGTGATAATGAAAAACAGATTTAATGGATAATTGGGCTGAGTTCTTCAATCCGGCCAAAACAATTCTTGTCACTAATTTGAATAGGCTTCTCCAGATTGTTCATACCACCTCTCTCTTTCATTAACTTGCAAAGATGTTTTTGGTTATAATCTATCCAATTAGATGGGATACAATGTGGTTGTTTCTACCTATAGTAGAAAGAGAGGTATCTTCAGGGGTCCTATTCAGATTATCTAAATCAGTGGAGGGTGGCCCAGGTGTGTATGTGTAGTGCAGGTAGGTTGTTATTCAACGAATACTTTGGCTACAGAGAATTGTGGTGGACattgtattattaattattttttatttattaattattattcttgttattttttatgaataaaaaaaatattattattgttgttgttggtggttttatatatataaagatggaAAGGGAGATAGCTTGTCAGGTGTATACATGTAGGCTTGGTTCTAGTTgacttctctctctttttttttttttaactttttttttgtttttttgaaaataaaaaaagaaagaaaaattatatgtgaCATTGGTGATTGCAAATACATTATTTCAGAAATTTACATCAGGAAagggtttattattattctgtGTAGTTCCAATACATCTTTATGATTTTCTGATTCTTATCAAGAATATGCTacagaaaatttataaaaaaaaaaaaaaaaactttgttaatACCTAATATCTTATTGATTCTCCtattcattttccttttaaataattaccaaaatctgcAAGGTTGTTTTCAGCTTTTCAGATTCATATTTACCTTTAGCTTATGATCCTAGAAAACGATTGTGTAATTACCACCTGTCAGTGCTCTTTGATGATGAATTATACTATTACCTTTTACACGTCTTTGTTGACAAAGCAATTCTTCCAAAGTTGAGTTGACTTGTtggattttatctttttaaagagTCTGTTGGTATTATTGCATTGATTAGAGATATGATTCTTGATGGTAATTGCTATTGCATTTTAAGAATTAGGCCCTTATTTGTACAGCTCATAGTCCCATTCTTCAAAACCAACCAATAGATTTTCCAAATCTCCATTCTATCTAACGAGGATAATATCTATTTTTATCGGGAGAAACATCGTTGGCATATTTATCCTTCCATTCTACAGAAGTGACAAGGCCTGTTCTTAGGTACCCTCAGGTATTTATCCATTCAAAAGGTTTTGCCTCCATTTCTCTTCTTCATCCAACTAGAATAATTGGAATATTTTCGAACCTAGTTACATCCGCTTTCTGTTTTATCAAATAGCCCAAAGCACAATCATGTCTGGAAGCACTGTAAGAGGCCTAAGCCTTCTTATTCACATGCCCATTTTTAAGCACAGTAAATATTCATGGTCTCTAAAGCCTCTGACCTCCTCACTATTTTAGTGGTTTCAGTGGGATCTTGCACTCTTATTATTTTGAACCGCACTCAAATTCCATTTAGTGGGTTCTATCCATTACTTTTTATAGCGCTTTCATCATTAAGCTTGAGATACAcaattttgattgaaaatttgTGGGTTTGTTCTCtgacattttttttgtttggtttgtaGATAAGACATTGACTTAAAGCAAGTAATTATTACCTATCTTCTACTTGTATTTGTTGTGCTTGCCCTAACATAAGCTGTTTCTAGTTTATTTTGGTCTAAATATTTCGTATTTTCCTGCTTTTGCagggtattattttttttatttttattttttggtgaatttacAGGATATTATGTAGCTGTCTTATTAGCAGCAAATTGAGGTTTTTCTACAATTAATTTCTGTAGAGTCTTATCATCTATTTCTGTAGAGTCTTATCATCTATGTAAGGTTTGGTTAACATTGTAATCCATGGGGAATTGATATAGACAAACAGCTGGTCCTACCCCTACGAAACAAAGATTGAATCTGATCACTAGGCATTATTTTCTTGCTTTAGTTACAACTTATTAACAtcctaaattatttatgattgatGCCATCTCAAATAGAAGGTTGATCTTCGATATAATGATGTTTTTAAGACCAATAGACAAGTGGGAATAGACCTGCCCTTTAAGCTTTCTTTATAGCGTGTTCATTTGAAATGTAGTACTAATACTTTTGTGAAAGAACAGAAAGTTAGTGCTCAAAAAGCTTCAACATCTTATTAAGGCCCCAAACGTAGATTATGGTCACATAGTAGAAAAGACAAGAAATATGGTTTTTTCTGTTTAATGGTCTCATCTTTAGCTACCGATTCTGCAATTTTATCGGGGGCTCTGCTGCTAATCCCATGACAGGTGGGGGTTGTTTCTGCCTATTGAAGCTGCATGCCTTTCTTGGTCTTT comes from Ziziphus jujuba cultivar Dongzao chromosome 6, ASM3175591v1 and encodes:
- the LOC107430661 gene encoding uncharacterized protein LOC107430661, whose amino-acid sequence is MSLSIQNHIQNLSFSRSLTYQNPLFLHSKLSHLTLQTHLPPNPKTTNTTIIRMGGGPRTYPGGVSKWQWKRMQAKKAKQLLKARLCRERQIYEMRKRAELKAAVSELERPWEVVEKAPNLFSVKADEQLKVLADRFQKPGGFDMWTEKDGPQLFQTPDELPSARFFPKGVVHSVKPYRRISGSGELGDDEEDGLGSENGNSGLIEGGHRNGDKNVKRSSGRNFRGGSGSGSGSFSEEGGENGESSSSEISSESPGNQKVGRKHNGRLRNKKNRRRFGSVDLNGSGGGFDSGQSGFNRKQRWQNGRYSRGNCSSKLNDSQSEVYDMSLQQDGSYGFRSNNSRYESNSGTNNRVEFQRF